CAACAACCAATGTCATACATAGTGAAAACTAACACAGGGCTCCAGGGCTTCAGTGTGAGCGAGTAAAAATTTCATCTGGTCACATCTGTGTGAGTGCCAGTGAAAAAccaaaaggaggaaacttcctcttcctcctgtgaATCAGGGTCTGACATGGATGCTACACATGCCGCCAtgtccccaaacacacactgctgaGTCACCAAACACACTGCTGAGTCACCGTTCGtgctgcgttcactgacactgggacaaacacacactggggACAGGCGTCCAGGCACGCGGAGCAACAGAGTGCATGGGGGGTGTGACGTGGGGTGGGAGAGCGTGCTGAGCTCACCAGGCATAGTGAGGGAGTGCATGTGGGGCAGAGAGCGTACACTAGATGATTCCACACCAAAGAGGAGGACCTCATCAGAAccatcatggagggaccagaactgatggactatgataccaggacagatgttcagctgtggttctcccagagcaggggtctgcaacctgtggctctggggcctaatgtggtcctttgactcttatacaatggctccctatagctttaaaaattttttacagaggttattaatgattaatgacaaataaaatcatgatataataatttattaacctaaaataaatcccgttgtacaatgactcagcacattcctacaacatctacagaccatcaactttcctccacctgtgactaaccttaagttttaaatccctggtaagaaactaaaccaacaaaaacactatttctggaagaaaatacagattttaattgtgtgggaacagattcatttaaccaccaatgtacaggttaaatatgtatgttttatgtgtggcaagaaatgagtaattagcatgtgttgatcacatgatcatgtgttattatattcatgttactttttatagactttcatatacattaactataaaaatctactttataaacattgtgttcatgtaaactgagatgtgtaagaatttgaagatgaagataatgttttatttattgatgttaatttattttattttaacatgtttttaagtttccatttacatgatcaatataaattaaatcaaacattattctatataactgtatataatgtaatccactgtattgtcttcatagagaaggtatttatggctccaggaggactttaatccaggtgagatgaggttcaatggttccttgtagagtaaaggttacagacccctgaccaggggaagagggttaggagaccccactatcagagctggaccctctcaatttaattcattgggtgaaacaatgcagatgataagttggttatgctaatgttaacttcATTCATGTACAGCCAGTGAAGttaactattcatcagcatgtatggcttgataaaaaaggaaaagggtGTGACCAACTGACTAAGTTAGttgcaccagtgccaccactggaaaagtgtAGAGCCCTGTAACATCCTCACACGTTTGTCCTCATGTGTTCATCAGTAAAAGTTCAGGGTGAGCATCGccccccagtggtcaaaagttttctagtcaacattatcaatgatgttattaatcatttttgaattattgtatatgtttcaCACATCGTGTTTGATGTGAATCTCGAGGTggtctatttatttaattctattttgtcTTTTGCCCCCCCGGAAAcgatctcaaactccgcctatgccaACAGCACTTCTGCGTCTCAACCTACAGCCGCTCCATGCACACGTTGGTGCGTTTCCAGGCACGTTAGTGCACTGATCGCAGTATTTGGTCGAGTCATCGCAACTTCTATTTTCTGCTGCGTTGTTTTGAAAGGAAAAGTGCTTAAATCTCCTGCTCCTACATCTTCTTTACTCTGGAGGACCAAGTGTCTTAAGAAGCATGTCatcgtttttgttttattggtggAGGTGATGCATACCGCCACCACATGTACAGGAGGTGTAATGACAcgttacacacacagagagtggACCCACAGAGCTGTAATGTACATATAATATGTGGCGTGCCACCACATATTATAGATTAATGTGTAGGAAACACtagtgtgtgtattatttttctgttattttttagtCATCACGTGTGTTTGTAATCATTTAATTTGTCAttggtgtgtgtttctgtgatgGAGATTGTTTGCGTgttcttcagaatcagaatgtcTTTATTAATCTTAACAGTGTTTCTCAGTGTTCACACCTcgtaggaggaggaggaacgtGTTTGGACCATGAGCACATGCTATACACGCTACATTGAGAACAGAATGAGCTGCTCAGTGTTTTCTAGGACCATCCAGAGGCTCCAGCTTTGTGCTGAAGGACCACCAACCTTcaggaacaggaagtgatgtcagCACTGTTCTGTGTTTCGCTCCTTTGGTTTCACTTAGGCAGTAAACGTACAAACAGGAACCCATTCTCCATGAAGCCTCGTTAACCTGCAGCTATTTTACTGGACAATGAACGCCTCCTTctgctcatcatcatcatctctcaGAGCTTCCTCTGACAGTCTGTGTAGTGTTGTGTATGTTTCCAGAAACGTGAAGATGAATCTAAAAATTGAAGGACTTTCTAATCCCAGTAGATGATGATGGTCACTGATGGTGTGTACTGGGAGCTCTGGTTTCCTAGAGGCCTTAAAGTAGCATTAATGCTCCGTTATCACAGTCTTCTTCAGATGTTGAGGGGCCATGATGAGATGACCAGCcagtgtttccatggtaactgaAGATGCACATGGACCTGTGCTTGTCTCGGTGAGTCAGACGCTTCCAGATGTTGATCTATTTTCCAGCTGAGAAGAGAAACGACATAGTGGGAGGGCGAGGACACGCTGGTGCCTGGGAGCGACGctgtgacatcacacacacaggaggaggagcaggtttcagacacacacacactgagctgaAGGTAAGAACATcagtgtgtgtgacacacagCAGAAGACTTCAATTACACAACGTGTGAGAGTCCATCAGTGTCGTCAGTGCGTTGGTTAAAGAtgacgcagcagcagcagcagcttcctgtGGAGGAATTCAAAGCATGTGATGTGTCacgcacacgtgtgtgtgtgtgtcttcctgTATTGTCTGCAGCTATAATAAATACTCTTATATCTTCTATGGGTtactttggtgtgtgtgtgtgtgtgtgtgtgtgtgtgtgtgtgtgtgtgtgtgtgtgtatccactCTAACTCATAATACTCCTGTGCGCCCCCTACAGGTACGATCACTGCAAACCGTCCAAGGATGAAGAACCACCCTCGTCCCGGACACTTCCCTCAGTGGCCCCGCCCTCTGATCCCACCCACCCTGGCACCAGCACCCCAGCACCAGGACCAGCAGCTCACTGGGCCGAGGCGGCTGAGTTTGTCCCTGGTCAGCCGTACTGTGGACGAGGTGAGGTCAGAGTGTGTTCTGACCCCTGTAGCCCTGCATACGTAGCAACAATAGGCAAACatctttcacttttttttttggtatggtATGCTTTTAATTGACAGGAACAGTGCACAACACTACATTGACCAAGACAAAGTCAGGAAAGGTCCTTGGTGCCAGGTTATAGCACAGTATGCTAATTTACACCTGTGGTCCCTGGGCCTGTTGGTGTATAGGAAAGAAAACGTATACATTTACAGAATTAATGAAATGTGCACtgatttactactttgtatagTATTGATAAAACTAGGTGTCAATAATCAAGATTCACTCTGCATACCTTTCTCTCATTCTCTCACTTTGAACACTCCCATTCCCTCCCttgtcctctctctctctctccttctcaATAATGAATACAGAACAAACACTTTATCAACAACTTTCATTCTTAATGTGTACACTTTTGTTTAGACAGCAGCTATTTATTTGTCAGACATGTAAATACAGGAAACTCAGTGCAGGCCTGGATCTCTGTTGGCAAACTATTCCAATGACCTATGGCCTCAGAGGAGAAGGCCAACACTGCGTGTGACGCCAGCTGTTTTATCCGAGGTCAACCAGACTAAACCTCTCAGAGGAGGAGCTGTACCAtttaaaacttgaaaaaataGGCAAAGAATAACGGAAATTATATTTGGTAAGAACACGACAGCGGTAGTACTGTTGAGGTTTTTTGTCATGAATTTTGACTGTTTGTTTATATAACGACTCAACAGGTGTCATGGCTGTCTTGCACGCTTGTGAGCAGGTAGTCATACAATACAGAAAACGTGTCATTACCATAGAGTTtaaatgtgtgcgtgtgtgcgcgtgtgtctcaaatatctttgtaaatcaggctcagattgacctgagactttcaacatggctgctgcttggttgaagggtgtgcaacgttggatttgtttggactgcaatgataccgttaatgaCTTATTGCATAAAAAtatcttaaatgcagctttgcagagcagctcaatgttgacaggtagtcatggtaactcaggataagttgaaagctgcgtagaatctacaggagtgactgtagaaagggtttttaaaaaccctcaatgagcaatgtttgtaactaaggtaacagttgtgtgtgtgtgattcagaattaaatttgcattaggaattgtgtttacaaggtcagtttaaagaggatttaccttttattctgaattaaagaggaattatagcttccatgtaaaccatccataaaatagctactgaacctcccacgtttctatagcaagacatttcctacgggcactgcactagtatgaATAATGTCTATCTAGCAAACCAAGCCATAGAATAGATGTGattaaaaattgataaatatttagatatttataaatagaataaaagtgatttattatttataaaatagATGAACAcagaatacaaataaaacaaaagtttacatatagaatacagttttattaaaagtaaaatgaGAGATATGAAATATCCAACATGAATATATGACCTGCTGTTCATGGGGTACCCATGTCCAATTAAACATTCTAAAATAGATCTAACAGCAGGATTAAATCAATTAGAACTTTATTAATGTAATcattttttcattcatatttttttttttattgatacaATATACAATAGGTTTTATTAAAGTAATCTTAACTATGAAACACAAACTGTGGATATAATTTTCCTGAGAAATGAAGGAAAATGGatttattaattcatgtttGATGAGGATTTATATCAAATCATTCACCCTTCAGAAGCCATTGTTCACTCTTTCCATGTGTAAACGTTGtgacggccatcttggatttcttttattttattgggGACCGTTGATTAACCAGCGTAAatccttttaaaaatgtacacattgtCATGCATTGTTCTAActggggtttccactggatacgtcacTGCTGCACCACGGCACAGATCTGgtttttcaccgctgtccgccgtctgGTAATCCGGTTGTGTTTTGAGTGTGCTCTCTGGTTAAACCACTGTGACGTCacaagacagagcagttctcacgatatttatgtCATCGTGGGAgaataaacacattaataaacaggtcagtgttcctaacgaaggagaacaagaaggttggactctggatttgtcatagacacatttttatcaacagagaagagataaaactgtaaaaccagtaaaacatgaactaaatcaaagttgctgcagtttacagtgagttacagtatgagaggaatcaatatagtggatgtgaatttgtttttacacattatgacgttttggtgatgtatttacttgaaatataatctgaagtgttttattttgaaaagtaaccaaatattttattgcagaatacgtgcttaatttcctgtttagcttcatttgctctgtgctgattgatgcgtcagaaatagaagtcctgtgTAAATCTGGTGGAGGCACCGGACTGTTGGAGCTGTGTAGGAGCAGACACACACCACAGCAGGGGGtgacactttgtgtgtgtgtgcgtgtgtgtgtggcagagcCGGTGAAGGCAGACAGCTCTGCTCTGCTCATTGAGGACGTAGATGTAGACGCGTCTGGAACCAAAGCCCAGAGGAAGCAGCTGTGTCCGTACGCCGCTGTGGGGGAGTGTCGATACGGCATCAACTGTGCCTACCTGCACGGAGACGTGTGTGACATGTGTGGTCTGCAGGTTCTCCATCCTACTGACAACAGCCAGCGCTCACAGCACAccaaggtcacacacacacacacatacacatataaagtgtgtgtgaggcctGAACCAATGAGTCCTCATACACACTGTTGTGTAAATAACGCACATCTATGTGTGTTACCATCTGGTcacatattaaacacacaacattAAGTCCTCTGTGCTGTGCTGTTGATttcatagtttatttatttctctctttctttgtgatgtatatttaaaaatgtagtttttatttcTCTATTTGTTCATGTAGTTCATGTCCTGgggcacatttatttaattattttgataattagttattattttgtttctcCTTGTGCTGTGTTCAGGCAcatgtttatatatgtgtgtgtgtgtgtgtgtgtgtctccaggcgTGCATTGAGGCCCATGAGAAGGACATGGAGCTGTCGTTTGCCATCCAGCGCAGTAAGGACATGATGTGTGGTGTGTGCATGGAGGTGGTGTTTGAGAAGGTCAACCCCAGTGAGCGGCGCTTTGGGATCCTCTCTAACTGCTGCCACTGCTACTGCCTCAAGTGCATCCGCAAGTGGAGAAGTGCCAAGCAGTTTGAGAGCAAGATCATCAAGTCAGtgagagagaacatgcaaacctcctgtttcactttaatcatCAGTGATCAATCACTAACTAACCACTAGTTATTAAACAGTAACCACAATTAATCTAACAATAAGCAAACACCTAGACTTATATAGGTGAAGAACAGAACCAATAGACATTAGAGAcagttcttcttctcctccaccTCAGTGTGTATCAgctgatagatagatagaatcatagatagatagaatcatatttagatagatagatagaatcaTAGATAGAATCatagttagatagatagatagaatcaTAGATAGAATCatagttagatagatagatagaatcatagatagatagaatcatatttagatagatagatagaatcatagttagatagatagatatatagaatcatagatagatagatagaatcatagttagatagatagatatatagaatcatagatagatagatagaatcatagatagatagaatcatagatagatagatagaatcaTAGATAGAATCATAGTTAGACAGATAGaatcatagatagatagatagaatcaTAGAATCATAGATAGAATCATAGATAGTTAGATAGAATCATAGATAGAATCAGATAGTTAGATAGaatcatagatagatagatagaatcaTAGATAGAATCATAGATAGTTAGATAGAATCATAGATAGTTAGATAGAATCATAGATAGAATCatagttagatagatagatatatagaatcatagatagatagatagaatcatagatagatagaatcaTAGAATCATAGATAGAATCATAGATAGTTAGATAGAATCATAGATAGAATCAGATAGTTAGATAGaatcatagatagatagatagaatcaTAGATAGAATCATAGATAGTTAGATAGAATCATAGATAGAATCatagttagatagatagatatatagaatcatagatagatagatagaatcatagatagatagaatcaTAGATAGAATCATAGATAGTTAGATAGAATCATAGATAGAATCAGATAGTTAGATAGaatcatagatagatagatagaatcaTAGATAGAATCATAGATAGTTAGATAGAATCATAGATAGTTAGATAGAATCATAGATAGAATCAtagttagatagatagaatcagatagatagatagaataaTAGATAGAATCAtagttagatagatagaatCATAGATAGAATCATAGATAGAATCATAGATAGTTAGATAGAATCATAGATAGAATCAtagttagatagatagaatcatagatagaatcatagatagatagatagaatcaTAGAATCATAGATAGAATCAtagttagatagatagaatCATAGATAGTTAGAATCATAGATAGAATCAGATAGTTAGATAGAATCATAGATAGTTAGATAGAATCATAGATAGTTAGATAGAATCATAGAtagttagatagatagaatcatagttagatagatagaatcatagttagatagatagatagaatcatagttagatagatagaatCATAGTTAGATAGAATCATAGATAGAATCAtagttagatagatagaatCATAGATAGAATCATAGATAGAATCATAGATAGTTGGATAGAATCATAGATAGAATCAtagttagatagatagaatCATAGAATCATAGATAGAATCAtatttagatagatagatagaatcaTAGATAGAATCATAGATAGTTAGATAGAATCATAGATAGAATCAtagttagatagatagaatCATAGAATCATAGATAGAATCAtatttagatagatagatagaatcaTAGATAGTTAGATAGAATCATAGTTAGATAGAATAGATATCATAGATTATAATCATAGATAGTTAGATAGAATCATAGATAGAATCAtagttagatagatagaatcatagatagaatcatagacagatagatagaatcatagttagatagatagatagaatcaTAGATAGAATCatagttagatagatagatagaatcaTAGATAGAATCAtagttagatagatagaatCATAGATAGAATCatagttagatagatagatagatagatagatagaatcatagatagatagaatcaTAGATAGAATCATAGATAGAATCATAGATAGAATCATAGATAGAATCATATTTAGAATCATAGATAGTTAGAATCATAGATAGAATCAtagttagatagatagaatcatagatagatagaatcaTAGATAGAATCATAGATAGTTAGAATCatagttagatagatagatagatagatagatagaatcatagatagatagaatcaTAGATAGAATCATAGATAGAATCATAGATAGAATCATAGATAGTTAGAATCATAGATAGAAtcatagataaatagatagaatCATAGACAGCTTCATAGATAGaatcatagatagatagaagagCTGGAGCGGAATAGGGAATTaactctattattattatatctactAATAATATGAATTTGTGATGTGATGATCAGCTCTGGACTCTATTGATTATCTATCACTCATAATAACAAGATCATGTATTGATTATATTGATGATGTTTCAGGTCGTGCCCAGAGTGTCGAATTACTTCCAACTTTGTGATTCCCAGTGAGTACTGGGTAGAAGAGAAGGACGACAAACAGAAACTGATCCAGAAATACAAGGACGGAATGGGGTACACACACTATTACACACTATTACACACTATTAGACACTATTACACACTATTAGACACTATTGCACACtattacacactactacacaacactaCGACACACTATTAGACACtattacacactactacacaacactaCGACACACTACGACACACTACGACACACTATTACACACTATTACACAACACTACGACACACGACGACACACtattacacactactacacaacactaCGACACACTATTACACACTtttacacactactacacactattacACAACACTACGACACACGACGACACACtattacacactactacactctattacacactactacacactacaaaacaCTACTACACTCTATTACACACGACTACACACgactacacactacaaaacaCTACTACACTCtattacacactactacactcTATTACACACGACTACACACgactacacactacaaaacaCTACTACACTCTATTACACACGACTACACTCtattacacactactacacacgactacacactacaaaacaCTACTACACTCTATTACACACGACTACACTCtattacacactactacacaacactactacactctactacacactattacacactactacacaacactactacacaacactactacacaacactaCTACACTCTATTACACACgactacacactacaaaacaCTACTACACTCTATTACACACGACTACACTCtattacacactactacacaacactactacacaacactactacacaacactacacactactacacaacactactacacaacactactacacaacactattacacaacactacacactactacacaacactactacacaacactactacacaacactGTTACacaacactgttacacactactacacaacactattacacaacactacacactactacacaacactaTTACACAACACTGCTACACAACACTATTACacaacactgttacacactactacacaacattactacacaacactattacacaacactacacactactacacaacactactacacaacactgttacacactactacacaacattactacacaacactattacacaacactacacactattacacaacactacacactactacacaacactactacacaacactattacactacacaacactactacacaacactactacacaacactattacacaacactactacacaacactattacgcaacactactacacaacactacacactactacacaacactactacacaacactgttacacactactacacaacactactacacaacactGTTACacaacactactacacaacactactacacaacactgttacacactactacacaacactactacacaacactactacacaacactacacactactacacaacactactacacaacactgttgcacactactacacaacattactacacaacactattacacaacactacacactactacacaacactattaaacaacactactacacaacactactacacaacactactacacaacactactacacaacactattacacaacactactacacaacactattacgcaacactactacacaacactacacactactacacaacattactacacaacactactacacaacactacacactactacacaacactactacacaacactgttgcacactactacacaacattactacacaacactacacactattacaCAACACTATTACacaacactactacacaacactactacacaacactaTTACACAACACTATTACACAACACTATTACacaacactactacacaacactattacacaacactactacacaacactattacacaacactactacacaacactattacgcaacactactacacaacactacacactactacacaacactactacacaacactgttacacactactacacaacactactacacaacactGTTACACAACACTATTACacaacactactacacaacactgttacacactactacacaacactactacacaacactGTTACACAACACTGTTACACAACACCGTTACACACTATTACACACcgttacacactgttacacactactacacactgttacacaccgTTACACACTaccacacactgttacacaccaTTACACACTAatggaggtcaaaggtcactctGTCGTTGCAGAAACAAAGCGTGTCGTTACTTTGACGAGGGGCGTGGCTCGTGTCCCTTTGGCTCAAACTGTTTCTACAAACACGCGTTTCCTGACGGTCGCCTGGAGGAGGTTCAGCcccagaggaggaggagtggctCAGGGAGCAGGAGCAGGGTGAGTTACTGACTCCtcccccaccacacacacacacacacacacacaggagcagGGTAAGAGCTCTTTATcaatcattagcattaaaagacttaaaataatgtttattttttcacaaatcctgtctttgcttttttaattagtgttaataatgtgtttacatctgttctgaatgtgtttaTGATCCAATCACAGCTGAGGTTAGTTTACTCAGTATTTTCAGTCACATGTTGCTGCTGCTCTTCTAATCTACTCAGATTATCTACACCTGATCAGATCTGATCCTAGCGTACGATCTTGTCATTATTGATAAATACTGAAGCTGCGTGAATTTGGTCCAATGTACGTCATTTGATAACTGaggaccgtgtgtgtgtgtgtgtcagagctcGCGGAGGACCAACCTGTGGGAGATCTTTAACGAGCGCACCAGCAGCGACTCATTTGATAACGATGATGAGGAGATGGTGACGTTTGAGCTGAGTGAGATGCTGCTGATGCTTCTCGCCGCGGGAACTGACGACGAAGCCTCCGACTCGGAGGACGAGTGGGACTTGTTTCACGAGGACCTGGACGACCTGTACGAGTTCTACCTATAGCTGAGCTGTGTGGGCGTGGCCTGAGAATGGACCGTTAGCGACTGACGGTAGCTTTCCTCTGTGTCTCCTACACTAGTGTCCTCATCggcctgtgtgtgtgattcatgTCAAAGAAGAAtgaacttgtgtgtgtgtgtgtgtgtgtgtgtgtgtgtgtgtgtgtgtgtgtgtgt
This genomic window from Gouania willdenowi chromosome 6, fGouWil2.1, whole genome shotgun sequence contains:
- the mkrn1 gene encoding putative E3 ubiquitin-protein ligase makorin-1, whose product is MAEAAVTAAEAPAVTGWTKHVTCRYFMHGVCKEGHNCRYSHDLSSSKPAAMTCKFFQKGNCVFGDRCRYDHCKPSKDEEPPSSRTLPSVAPPSDPTHPGTSTPAPGPAAHWAEAAEFVPGQPYCGREPVKADSSALLIEDVDVDASGTKAQRKQLCPYAAVGECRYGINCAYLHGDVCDMCGLQVLHPTDNSQRSQHTKACIEAHEKDMELSFAIQRSKDMMCGVCMEVVFEKVNPSERRFGILSNCCHCYCLKCIRKWRSAKQFESKIIKSCPECRITSNFVIPSEYWVEEKDDKQKLIQKYKDGMGNKACRYFDEGRGSCPFGSNCFYKHAFPDGRLEEVQPQRRRSGSGSRSRSSRRTNLWEIFNERTSSDSFDNDDEEMVTFELSEMLLMLLAAGTDDEASDSEDEWDLFHEDLDDLYEFYL